AAGTGATATCAAATTCATCAAGTAACAAGTAACTTCGGTGATGGAAAGTGACATACTGGAACAGCAAGTGTTTGCCacaatttgtttttcttttttcccctctccagTTCTTTGGAGTGAATGTCTGTGCACATCGTATTCTCATGTTACCTTTGGCGTTATGTTGCTTTAAAGCAATATCTAAAGTATTGAGGAGTCCCTGGCCCCACCTGTGTTTCATAGCCTGTTATAAGGGCGTTAATCGAAACAGAAGGATTATTGAAGTTCAGTCTCTGAACCCATCTTCTCTTGTTTGGAGATGGTAGCAGGCATCTTTGCACAAATATTCTTTTAAATTATAGAAGTATATgacagtatttttaaaaatgaaacaTACCACTAAAAACATGGTTTAACCTTCGCATGTTTTATGATAGTTGTACATACATATTGgaattttgtattgtttttcccCCATGCGCTCACAAAAGCAATTGTGTTTAATAAAGAAAAATGTTTGTAACCTTCTTTAAATGTGTGTATTCTTGTAAAGGACTGACTATTTTCCTTTAACATGTCTGGTACAGCTGACACATACATCAACAATGTGCTGAGTTTCATTTCATTCTTATGATGAATTTTACACTGAACTGATATCACTGTTCAATATTAAGTGGTGAAGAGTAACTAGCCAaggcaaactcacacacattttctcacatAAACCATGTGGTAGACCTCCTGAAGACATGGTATTACCCTTTTTCCTCTCAGTTTTTCAGTACAAATTATACAGTCTCTTCAAGTTTGTTCAGGGTCTGTGCTGTGGGATGGCATGCTCATGTTTGGGCTGACACAGAGGGCAGGTTGACGTAGCTCTTCATAGGTGGCAGTGGTCTGATCTTTCGTCCAGCCCAGCCTCCCTTCCTCTGCCACAGGCCACTCGAGGGCCGGATGCCAAGCCAGCGGTTACGCCCAGCCTTGCCGATGATGCGTTTGTTGTGGTCTATGTTAGATACCCTCCCTACAGTGGCCACACATGTCTCCGAAACCTGTTGgcagtgggggaaaaaaacatatcatCATATGTTAATTTTAAATCTACTACTATCTCCAAGTACTAGTATGCCAATATAACATAAACAGCAAAACAGGATATGTGCTCTTTTTTAGCACTCTCAAAACCATTGGGTGAATTGAAATTCCACTGTCACAGAAAATAAAGTTATGTATAAGTTAGTTTGTTATGAATCAATACAGTACATTTAATTGGACAGACAACTGGTTCACAAGTTATAATACAGCCTTTGTCTTTTAGCTGACACTCTTACTTAGAGTTCCTGATATTCAACTTATGTGCCTTGTCCCTTATGAACTCAAAACATTCTGGTGTGCCCACCACCAATGGGCTAGCAATGACGAACAGGTATGGAGATAGAAGACAAGCTCTGGGTATGTTGGTGCCAGTGAGTTTTATGAATGTGTCATGGCGAATACGTCTCTTACCTGGATCTGATGTTTGGAGGGCAGTTGCACAATAGCTGTACCACTGACTTTCCGTAGAAGCACTCCAGATGTGCCTACGTTATTAACAAAGAGGACCTTGTTAGTAAAGCAAGGATTAAAGGTAATCCCATATTGATTTGGCTTTTTAGTATAATCTCcactttaaatgtaaatggcaTGAGAACACACCCTAATCTCTGTCTCGGAAAAAACTCGAAGGTTATCAGTCCGAAACATGAACTTTTACAGTTTGAGGACAGAACTGAAAAACAGACTATGTACTTGTCTATTGCTGATTCAAGACAGCAGCAAACATACAATTAGCAGTACATTGGTTGTTTTCAGATGATATACCTGCTGCGCGTATGGCCTTGGCACCTTTGCCAGGGAACAGTTCCAGGTTGTTGATCAGGGTGCCCACTGGAAGGGCCCCAAGAGGATGGGCATCCCCCTCCTTGGCTGAGACTGACAGGAAGAGACACACAAGCAGATGGTATTATTATACTATCATAATGGACAATGTACTTTTACTTAGGACAAACACAGTCCTCTCTACTCTGTATTGGGGTATAAGTTTGGGGATTAGCCTGAACATAAATGTTTATCTGCCTACCTGCCATACGGCCAATAACCCCAGAGGTTTTGATGAGGTCTCCAACTTCCATATTCTCTGTGGCAATAATCCAGCGTTTCCGATTACCACCTGCAACCAAGGCTATATCTGCCGATCTGTAGAAAGAATGGGGTAAAGTTAGTCAGATGATTCAATTTCTCACATTCTTGTCACCTCCACATGTTAGCTGCTACTGTCAGCATCAGATTTCAAGGGTTACTGTGTCTACAAACCTGCATGGATCGTATCTAACTTCAACGATTCGCTCTTCAAACGGCTGCGGTTCATTCCCAGGTTCATATCGCAGTCTCTGAAAGTCTATAATGCGATGTCGTTGTTTGTGGCCACCTCCAATACCATGTGTCCGAACCTTTCCTGTTGCACATCAAATTTATGTTAGGAAATGCTGAGGTAAACCCGTTAAATGTACGGTTTAGAGGCAAACATTCTTGAGGAAATGGAGTACCTGTCCAGTCCCTGCCCCCAGTCTTTTTCATGCCAATGGGTCGAATGGTGTACTTATCCCTTACTTTCCAGTATGTCTTGTTCTGTTCCAGGCAGGCTGTTGTGAGTAACCCCCGCCATTGAGACACTGCACTGTTGAAACTTGGGAGGAGGGATGCTGCAGGAGCTCTGCTGCTCTCAGCAACAACTCTGCTACAGAGCAGCCCCTACAATAACAGGGTCGAAAAGAGACTGGTTATTCTGCTGAAACTATCGGCGGACGTAAACTGGCAAGACATCAAATTACTGTTTGTAACACAGACCTGTGAAGGCACCTGTTTGCAACCGCCCGTCAGTGTTATCGCGCGCATGGCTCGTGAGAGAGCCGAAACTGCCATAACTGCCGATGGCCTCTTCAATTTCTAACCTGTATCAATCAGGGGGAAATGCACTTTTACACAGAATCTCAGTGCAAAATGAAAAATCCACATTGCTTCTTCAGAAAATGTTAGTACGTTATCCTTAACGTTGCAGTGCATGTACACAGATGGAGGTGGCGTATATCTATCTACAATTGTTTACAAGAGTTTAATGTGAACTTGCAGTTTGTGATGTGACAACGTTCTTGATGTCAAACACGTATTTCAACATAAGGATTGATTATGTTTCAATGCATCTCAATAATACAATGATAAAAAAACCAATGACAACGAAGGAAACGTATGCATTGTTATGTTCCTCAAAAAGCAAGATAACCTAACCTAAGCATTATTTCATACTAGCCGCCGCCAGGCTACACGCTACATGACATGCGATTCAAGTTAACGTATCGTTAGATCTCTCCTATTACTTTTTACATCAATCCTAAGTCTGTAGAAATGTTATAACACTGCGCATTTGCAACTAATTTATGCATAACCGTTACCGTAGTAGTTTCTGATACTTTAATCCATAACGTTACTTCACACTCTCGTGTCCTTCACATCAGTACTTCACATTCAGCAACACAGCACGTCGCATAATACTGACGTCACGCTCGTTCTACGTAACAGATTACTGCAGCGTTCTACCATTTCGCTCAGCAGTGCCACCAAGTGCTGTGGAGAACATCACAGAACATTTCGGTGAGGAATCAAATGTCAATGTGCAATTTTCCATCTAAAATCTATTTagtttttaattatttatttctgttcaCGTGACTTTGGTTGAATTTACCTAAATTAGATTTTTGTTATAACATGAAATATAAAGACCACACCTAGAACTAGACGTCAGAAGTACAAGTGGTCCAATGACTTGTTAGTTTTCTCTGGTGGACATATTGGATTTAAAGAGGCTCAACCGTTTAGGAGAAGACACGGGGCTCACAGCGGAGTTAAAAAATACTGTTGAATTTGCGGTTATTTAGTGAAAGTAACTAGACAGGTGTTGGCGTTATTATAACGACATAACTATATAACGATTTGCGGTGTTTATTTGCCAGAAAATTGTTCTAAACTTCAGCGTCTACCAGCTGCTGAGCTGTCCGGATTGCATACAGTTTCACATTGTGTTAAGTCAGTTTACTTGCTTGCAGTAGCGGCGCGGATAGCCAGGCTGCCTTCTGCAAAGAAGTGACCAGATGGCAATGtgatatttattatttttaatctGTGTGTCTCGTTCAACTACTGCAAAGAAAAGAAGCTGATAGCGACCTAACCCGCGCCTGGGGAAGATACTGAGAGGTATGATGTCATGCTTATTTGGCTCACCCGCTCACGCTAGCTCGGTGGTATTATGCTAGCTGACGTTATATCTTGCTAGTGGCTAGAGTCCTATATTACATATCCAGAATTTACCAAACCGCGATTATTGATGGTTGCAATTAATATTAAACATGTGTGATACACTGGTGTGACGCAATATTCTGACTGCTTTCCGAAATCTGATGCATGGGTGGCAGGCCTCTATCATGGACCTGCCCAACCTGTCAAACAAGGTTGATGCACACACCGCGACCTCACGTCCCATGTGATGCGAGCAATACTCCTAGTTAACTTCTGGTAATTAAATTACCACTGCAATTTTACACTGTGTCTGTACTTCTGGTATTTGCGTTCCCCGCAGTTTTGATATAGGCTACGACTCCAATATTACTTTGTTGCAAAATTTGCTCGCTGACTCATTATGACGTTAAAGAATAGTCGGATGCAACATTTACTGTCTATGCATTCAGCCCACAGTGATTCAGCCGCACAACTTATCTGTCAACCTTTTTAGTAGGGTAATACATCACATGAATGCGTTCAAAGTTTAGGAAGAGAAAGCTGTTTTGCATACCATTTGCT
This genomic stretch from Alosa sapidissima isolate fAloSap1 chromosome 16, fAloSap1.pri, whole genome shotgun sequence harbors:
- the mrpl2 gene encoding 39S ribosomal protein L2, mitochondrial, whose protein sequence is MAVSALSRAMRAITLTGGCKQVPSQGLLCSRVVAESSRAPAASLLPSFNSAVSQWRGLLTTACLEQNKTYWKVRDKYTIRPIGMKKTGGRDWTGKVRTHGIGGGHKQRHRIIDFQRLRYEPGNEPQPFEERIVEVRYDPCRSADIALVAGGNRKRWIIATENMEVGDLIKTSGVIGRMAVSAKEGDAHPLGALPVGTLINNLELFPGKGAKAIRAAGTSGVLLRKVSGTAIVQLPSKHQIQVSETCVATVGRVSNIDHNKRIIGKAGRNRWLGIRPSSGLWQRKGGWAGRKIRPLPPMKSYVNLPSVSAQT